The DNA region TCAGTTTATTTAATTCACCCGTCAGAGACCCTTGAGGGAGTCCGGTTGCCTCTACCACTGATTGGGCAAGACTCTTATTCATATTTGCCTCCGTGCTACTTGGTAGGCGCGATCCATGCGCCTATATCCTAAGGACCCCTCCACTCAATCAAGGGGTTAAATTTAACTCAATCTAAAAGCGAATATACGGCTTTTGGTCCAGTCATTTTGGAGCACCCGTCGACTTAAATTGAGGCGCCCTCATGAAAACCCTAAACCTGTTTCCTGAAAATTCCGAAAAGTGTTCGGGGAGTCAACTTATGCGCGTACTGTCTGGAGTCCTTATTATTGGGACCTTTTTACTTTCTGCCTGTTCGCTCGACATTAATATGTTGGGGAAAGACCAATCGTATATTGGCCCGGACGATGGTGTGAACTTTCCTCTGGGCGATAAAGCCTCCTACTTCTCTTCCGCGACAGACTTCACGCAAGCTGCAAATGGAAACTACTACGTCGTCGATGCAAATGGGGCGAATGTGGTGATTCTCAATCCTCAAGGCAGAGCAATGAAAAAAATTGGCGGATTGGGTTCGGGAAACGGTCAATTTAGTCTCCCGATGAGTGTCGCATCTGATTCGCAGAGCAATTTCTATATTGCAGACTTTATGAACTCAAGAATTCAAAAGTTTTCACCTCTAGGCGTGCACTTGGAAAATATTGGTACGACTGGTGGAACTGGTGATGGATTGTTGTCCCGTCCGTGGGGACTGGCAATCGACAGTCAGGACAATCTTTACGCTACTGAGTGCCAGGGTACCTCAATCAACTATCTGAAGAAGTACAAACCTAACATCTCCACTGGTCTTTATGAGTTTGAAGATGTCAAAGGAGGATCAGAAGGTAATGGTGCCAATGACTTTGACTGTCCCCGTGGTGTCGCCATTGACAGCAATGACGACATATTTGTAGTCGATGCTGACAACTATCGAGTGGTGAAAATTGATAAAGTCACTTGGAATGCAGTTTCCAACTTCGGTTCTCTTGGGCCAGGTAACGGCAAGTTTGGAATGCCCGGATTTTCTTCGGATATGAACGATATAGTCATTGATGCTGATAATAATATTTATGTGTCTGAGGCATATCCGACTATCAAAATTCAAAAATTTAGTGCCGCTGGTATTTACGAAAGACATTTCGGAAATGGAGTGGGAACTGGCGACAGTGAACTTCAAGATCCGAAAGGTTTGGGGTTGGATAATAGTGGCAACTTGCTGGTGGGTGATCAGATTCAAGGTACTGCAGTGGGGTACGGCCAGATTTTCAAGTCTGATGGAACTTTTCTGGAAAAGTGGAAATCAGGAGGAAGTGACCCCGGTGAAATTGCAAAGCCATTTGGAGTTGCTGTTTATAAGTCGGAGTTTATCGTTGTTATTGATAACGGAAATAAAAGAGCAAGTTTGTTTAAATTCACGGGAGAGTGGATCAGAGATTTCGGTAATTTTGTAATGCCATTGGATGTGGACGTTGACGGAAGCGGCAACATTTATGTTCTTGATGCGGATACCGGTGTTAATGCAGGCAAGATCTATAAATTCGATAAAGATGGTTTGGTTGGTTTGCCATGGCCGACTACTGAGTTAGGAGCACCCAGCACCTTGGGCATATCTTATGGTTTCAAGGTGACGTCATCCGGTGAGGTCTATTTGGCAGAATCCGCCAAGAGCAGAGTTTCCAGATTTAGTAGCTCGGGCGTTTTCATTGAGTCATTTGGTGAAGATGCAGGAACAACAGATGACGACTTATCACTTCCGCTAGATGTTGAAATTGATAGTCTCGGACGTGTTTATACCACGGAATATCTCACTACTCGTCTGCACGCATTTCAACCTAATGGTGTCAGTATTGCTAAAGTGGGAAGTAGTGGGTCGGGTTCATCTCAGTTTCAACAGGCTTATGGAATTGCAGTTGATTCAACAAATTCAGTGTATGTTGCAGATGGAGTGAACAATAATATTCAGATTTTTTCTTTGACCGGTTCCTCATTTACCCGCACTGGCGGATTTGGCCAGGTTGGTGTCGTAGGTGGAGAGTTCTCAGCGCCAATTCATATGGTTATAGATGAAAATGAAAATTTATGGGTGGCAGACTCAGGCAATGCTCGTGTTCAGAAACTAAATCTTTCAGGTCAGCCGGTAAATTAACGGCGGTGGGAGTAGTTTTTTCCCCACCGTTGGGCTTTGGGTAAGCACCAGTACAGGAATGGCAGCAACAGTCTTCGCGGCATGAGCCTGCGGATATAATAGAAAACTTTGGCATCAAGTGTGGCAGGAATCCATAGGGGTGGATTTTCTGTTTTCATGGTTTTGATAATGATCTTGGCGATTTGTTCGGAAGAGGTGCGCGAGGTTTGCATCATCTTTGCCACGAAGGGTGTCATGTTCTGGTAGAAGTCGCAGTAAGGACCATTCCAATTGTTCGCGGGATCGGACAATTCCGTGTGATAAACGTTCATGAAGGATTCGCTATTCACAAAGCCTGGTTGTACCAATGATATCTGCACACCGAAGGGGCGCATTTCATACCACAGGGACTCGCTGGCGCCCTCAAGAGCATACTTCGACGCCGAGTAAGACGACATGGTGGGCATCGCCAACATTCCCGCTACAGAAGATATATTGATGATCTTGCCCCTGCCCGTTTCGCGCATATACGGTAGCACACGACGAATCAAACCCATCGGACCCAGATAGTTTGTTTCCATCTGCAGAAGCTCATCCTTGGCCGTCATGTGTTCAATCACGGATCGATAAGAGATACCGGCGTTATTCACCAAGATATCCACACCACCCCATTTTTTGCTGATGTGGTTGATGACTTCAATTCGGGATCCTTCTTGGGTGACGTCCAAAGGATAGATAACGAAGCGTTCGTTCTCTAAAAAGTTATCGTGAAGTTTTTGAATTGATTTTTCACGAGCTGTGGCAACGATGCGGTATTCAGGATGATCCTTGTAAAGCAGTCGCGCCAGGTCCAGACCAATACCCTTAGAGCACCCCGTGATTAAAACAACGGGATGGTGAGGCTGATCCGGATTCTTTTTGTGATAACGTGAAAAAGGCCACATAAGTGGCCTCTATTATCCTAGGCTGGAGCCCCAGGAGCAAAGTTTTTCGGTCTGCCACCTGGCATCGGAGGTGGAGCTTGCGGCGGAGGAAGTGGATTAATATGTCCACCACCCTGTTCGCTTGGCTCAGGATCTCGGAAGCGAGAATGCTTGGCATCGAATTTAAGTTTAACAGTACCTGTGGCACCGTTACGCTGTTTACCGACGATAACCTCTGCGTGACCTGCTTTGTCTGGATCTTCCTTGTCGTAGTAGTCATCACGATAAAGCATCATGATAACGTCGGCATCTTGTTCGATAGATCCGGACTCACGGAGGTCAGAAAGCATTGGACGACGGTCCGCACGACCCTCTACCCCACGATTCAGCTGGGCTAGTGCGATGATCGGAACCTGAAGTTCCTTGGCAATCGACTTCAAGCTCTTAGAGATTTCGGCAACCTCTTGCTCACGTGAAGAGAATTTTTGTTTCATACTCATCAACTGCAAGTAGTCGATCATGATGCAATCGATACCGTGTTCTGCCTTCAAACGACGGGCACGAGAACGGATCTCAAATGGTGACATACCTGGAGTATCATCGATAAAGATTCCGGCCTCTGAAAGAGCGCTGGCTGCGTTAATCAGCTTAGGCCATGCAGAGTCCTGGATTTTACCGTTACGGATTTCATTCATGTTAACGCGTGCCTCAGAGGACAACATACGCATCATCATGGCTTCTTTACCCATCTCGAGAGAGAAGTAGGCGATAACTTTCTTCGCGCGAAGGGCGATGTGCTGAGCAACGTTCAGAGAGAACGCTGTTTTACCCATCGACGGACGAGCGGCGATGATCGTCATCTCACCCGGGTGAAGACCCGAAGTCATTTTATCCAGTTCGGTGAAACCAGTTGGAAGACCGGTAACATCGGCTTTACGTTTATAAAGCTCTTCAATCTTTTGGATGGAAGCCTTAACGATCTCCATGGAGCCCACAAGACCTGTTTGTTGTTTGGTCTCTGTAAGTTTGAAGATTTCAGATTCGGCTTGGTCCATGAAGGACTCAACGTCTGCAAAATCCTGGTCGTAAGCACGCTCGATCAACTTGCTGTTCGCGGAGATCAGCTTACGAAGAAGACCTTTTTCACGAACGATTTTTGCGTGCGATGAGATGTTTGCAGAAGAAATGGTTTTATCAAGCAAACCGATCAAATACTCCGGACCGCCAACCATATCCATGGAACCTTCGGCCTGAAGCACGTTGGTTACAGTGATAATGTCGATTGGCTGATTTTTTCCGTGAAGATCTTTGATGGCAGCGTAAATCTTTTGATGTGCTGGCTTATAGAAGTCCTCTGCGAAGAGAACGTCACCAACCTGATCGAGAGCTTCTCGATCTAGCATGATGCCGCCCAGAATAGACTGTTCGGCTTCAAGATTTTGCGGTGGAATGCGAGTACTCACGACACAACCCCTCGTGTGAGAATATCATACAAAAAAATGCGAGACTTAAACAAAGTGGGTGGTTCTAGATGGCTCGCTGGTGCTAAATCGTGAACAAATTTAGTTTAGTTTTTTAACACGAATTTTGTAGTTATCAATTTTCTTCTTAAGAGTATTGCGATTGATGCCAAGCATCTGAGCAGTCTTTACTTGATTGCCATTGTACGCACGTAGAGCAAGCTCAAGAAGTGGTTTTTCCACTTGTTCGATAACTACATTGTACAAACCGTTCAATTCAACTTGCGCCTCTTTTTGCTGAGCGAAAAGAACTTCGAGTTTGCTTTTAACAAGCTTTTCCAAGCTTACAGACTGAAGATTAGCGACAAAAAGATTATCTGAACTGTTAAGGTTCGGCGTCATGGAACTCCCGGAATTACATCAATGCGTGGGTTTTTGGAGTAATCTATACTCCGCGTGTTTCGGGAGACCAAATATACTTATGCAGTTGTAATTGCAACCTTGCAGATGATTTTTGCTGCAATATTTTTTCTGCCAACCAGCGTTCAGATACTTGGCCGTATGATGGGCTGTATAAAACCACAAATTTTTCGAACAAATTGTGTTGACGACAGAAATTTTCAGACCAGTTGAAGTCTTCCTCGGAACAGATAACAAACTTGAATTCCGTGCTGGGTGTAGAAAATTCGATGTTCTCCATCAAGAAAGAATTTGCTGCACCACTGTCGGGAGTTTTCACATCCAAAATAACTTTCACGCGAGGATCAACTGCTTTGATTGATTTTGAACCGGAAGTTTCCAAAGAAACTTTGTAACCCTTGTCACTAAGTTCGCTCATCAACGGATGAACTTCTTTTTGCAACAAAGGTTCACCGCCAGTAACGCAGACATGTGTGGGTTGATGGGAATCAATTTCTTTAACGATAGATTCCAAGGACTGCATTTCGCCTTCGTAGTAGGAATACTTTGTATCGCAATACGTGCAACGCAGGTTGCACGCCGTGGTGCGCACAAACACCGTAGGGGCACCTACGTACGTTGTTTCACCTTGGATACTGTAGAAAATCTCATTTATTTTAAGCATTCTTACTGGCTCTTTGTCTTGGAGGCACCCTGTTAACTCTGGCGGGGCCGCCAGTACTTGTACCTGCCCCAAGTCCTAAGTCAAGGTTGCGCTGCCCGAGCATGACTAACTCAGCGAAATTTCGTAAATTTTTTAAATGAACCAATTCCTCAAAAAGTTCCGACAAGACGTCACTGCAATCTGTTTCTTGGGCCTAGGTCTCTTTATCACATTGTCATTGGTAAGCTATAACCCTCAGGACCCCTCTCTAAACTCTATAGGGCAAGGACTAAAAGCCCTAAATTACTGCGGAATCGTCGGCAGCTTCCTGGCGGATGGGCTTTATCAGCTCTTCGGATTGGCCGCTTGGGTGATTGTGGCGGGTCTTATCAGAATGGCCTGGGCGGCAGTTCGCGGTGAATCCTTGAATCTTAAGAACATTCGTTTTGTCTGGGCATTGCTCTTGATCGTGGATGTTGCGGCATTACTTTCGATCTATATGCCAACGACACGCCTCTTCCAGAATCAAATAGCACTGGGGGGCATGCTGGGCATGGGGGTTTCCCAAGCTTTGATGGGGGCCTTCGCTTACGCTGGTGTGCAGGTGATTCTGTGGACCTTTATGGCGGTTCTGGTGGTGTTCTATTCAGAAAAGTCATTGCATGAACTTGCAGAGGTTCCGCAGGAATTCATGGCGATGCTGAAAAAGAAAAAAGTCGGCGAGCGAATTGCCGGCTTCTTTGGTGGTGCATTCGTAAATGAAAAGAAAGCGCCTAAGAAAGAAAAGAAAAAGGACGAGCCTAAAAAAGCCTTCCCTCTTGCAGATAAGAAGTTCGTAGGAAAAGACGAAGAGGAAGAAGACAAGGACTTGAAACTTCTTCTGGATGCAGCTGAAGAAGAATTTGACGAGGAAGAAGAAGAGGACGAAAGCGATGAGCTTTTGGCGGATGACGACGGCGAAGAGGAGGAAGAAGAAGAAACTCCTGCAGTTCGCATGTCACAAAAACGCAAAGTGGTGATGAAAGCAAAGCCACCTCGCCGTATTGAGAACTGGGAAATGCCAAAGCTTGCGCTTTTGGAAGATCCTCCAGTATCCAGAATCAAAATCGACAAGGCCGAGATTCAAAGAAAAGCTGATGCCCTGGTCGAGAAGCTTAAAAACTTCTCCGTCGAAGGTTCAATTCAGGACGCGAAACCAGGTCCCCTGGTTACAATGTATGAATTTAAGCCGAACGCGGACGTAAAGATCTCCAAAATTTCTGAACTTGAAGATGACTTGTCGCTGGCATTGTCCTCTGAGTCAGTGCGTGTGGTCGGTCATATTCCAGGCACGGATGTTGTTGGTATCGAGACCGCGAATCTGAAGCGTGAAACAGTTTATTACAAAGACTTGATTGCTGAAGACTCATTCTGGAGTGAGGATCTGGCGTTGCCGATGGCGGTGGGCCGTACTGTTGATGGTGAGCCGAAAGTCGTTGATCTGCGCAAGATGCCGCATTTGTTGATCGCCGGTACGACGGGTTCTGGTAAATCCGTATTTGTCGGTTCAATTATCACAGGTCTACTATTCCGACATTCTCCGAAAACTTTGCGCTTGGTTTTGATCGATCCGAAAATGGTCGACTTGGCACCGTTTGCAACAGTGCCACACTTGGCAATTCCGCACGTGACCGAGCCGAAAAAGGCTGCGACGGCATTGAAGTGGGCTGTGCGCGAAATGGAAAAGCGTTATAAATCCCTGTCCAAGTTCGGCGTTGGTAAAATTGAAATGTTCAATGAAAAGACCTCGGCGCTTTCAAAAGACGAGATCGAGCAGCATGAAAAAATCAATATTGAACTTGAAGAAGGCAAAGCCAAACTTGATCAGTATTACTATCAACCACTTCCTTATGTGGTTATCGTGGTGGACGAGCTTGCCGATTTGATGATCACGGAAAAGCAAAACATCGAAGAGCCGATCCAGCGTTTGACTCAAAAAGCCCGCGCCTGCGGTATTCACTTGATCCTGGCAACTCAATCGCCGCGTAAAGACGTTGTGACTGGTTTGATTAAAACAAATATTCCGGGTCGCGTGGCATTGAAAGTGGCTTCAAAAATGGACTCCAGAATCATTATCGATGATTCCGGGGCGGAACGTTTGCTTCCGAATGGGGACATGTTGTTCCAGGCACCGGGAATCGGTAAGCCTACCCGACATCATGGTCCTTATTTGAAGGATGCTGAAATCGCGAATGTCGTTAAACATTGGGCGTCTCAGGGTGAACCTGAATATGATCCTCTCGCAATGAAAGCATTGGATGGATTTGCTGGAGATGGGGCCGAAGCTGGTTCCGGAGATGGCGGCGGATTCGGTGAGGAAGAGTACGATGAGCGTTATGACGAAATCCTGTCCTGGGCATCTGCTCAGAAGGAAGTCTCTGCCTCGTTGATTCAGCGTAAATTCCGTTTGGGTTACCCGCGCGCGGCTCGTTTGATTGAAATTTTTGAAAAAGAAGGCGTCGTGGGGCCGGCGAACGGCAGCAAGCCGCGTCAAGTCCTCATTTCTTCCTACAGCGAAACGTAATCGGTGCTTGCTAGTCCTCCTTTGGTCGTGCTGCAATATTAGCAACAAAACCATCAAGGAGGATTTTTTATGATTAAAGCAATTATTGCTTCCCTAGCACTGACATTGTCAGTTTCCGCATTCGCAACTCCAAACGTTGCTGACGTTGTAGTTCAGGCTCAATTGCCTGCAATCGCTGAACAAGCTCAAACTTTGGGTTTGGACTGGAAAGTTGGCGACAACGCAAACTACAACTTGGATATGGGCGGTTTCATTAAAGGTAAAATGGTAATGTCTGTTAAATCCATCGGTGACGACGGCATCTGGATGCAACAAGATATGGATCTTGGTTTCGCGGGTAAACAAAACGTTGAAACTCTAATTGATCCAAACACTGGCGCGGTTAAAAAAATGATCGTGAACGGTAAAGAACAAGAAGTACCTAAACAAGACGTTGAAGTTGTTGAAATCAAAGAAGACAAAATCACTGTTCCGGCTGGTACTTTCGAATGCATTCACGCAATTCTTAAAGACAAAAAAGACAACGCAGAAATCAACGCTTGGATCAATCCACAGTTGATTCCAATGTCTGGTTTGTTGAAACAAGTTGCTCCAAGCCAATTCGGTAAAGTAACTGTTGAGTTGACTTCGTTCTCTAAAAAATAGTTCATGAAGTCGAACTTCTTAAAAGCCGCTCTTGGAGCGGCTTTTTTATTCTCAAGCCCCGCATTTTCTCAGTCCAAAGCTGAGACCTACAAAGATATTATCGAAAAAGCCTACAACTTGAGTTTACAGAAGGATCGCCAACAGGCGTTGAATATCCTTACTGCAGC from Bdellovibrio sp. GT3 includes:
- a CDS encoding NHL repeat-containing protein yields the protein MRVLSGVLIIGTFLLSACSLDINMLGKDQSYIGPDDGVNFPLGDKASYFSSATDFTQAANGNYYVVDANGANVVILNPQGRAMKKIGGLGSGNGQFSLPMSVASDSQSNFYIADFMNSRIQKFSPLGVHLENIGTTGGTGDGLLSRPWGLAIDSQDNLYATECQGTSINYLKKYKPNISTGLYEFEDVKGGSEGNGANDFDCPRGVAIDSNDDIFVVDADNYRVVKIDKVTWNAVSNFGSLGPGNGKFGMPGFSSDMNDIVIDADNNIYVSEAYPTIKIQKFSAAGIYERHFGNGVGTGDSELQDPKGLGLDNSGNLLVGDQIQGTAVGYGQIFKSDGTFLEKWKSGGSDPGEIAKPFGVAVYKSEFIVVIDNGNKRASLFKFTGEWIRDFGNFVMPLDVDVDGSGNIYVLDADTGVNAGKIYKFDKDGLVGLPWPTTELGAPSTLGISYGFKVTSSGEVYLAESAKSRVSRFSSSGVFIESFGEDAGTTDDDLSLPLDVEIDSLGRVYTTEYLTTRLHAFQPNGVSIAKVGSSGSGSSQFQQAYGIAVDSTNSVYVADGVNNNIQIFSLTGSSFTRTGGFGQVGVVGGEFSAPIHMVIDENENLWVADSGNARVQKLNLSGQPVN
- a CDS encoding SDR family oxidoreductase, yielding MWPFSRYHKKNPDQPHHPVVLITGCSKGIGLDLARLLYKDHPEYRIVATAREKSIQKLHDNFLENERFVIYPLDVTQEGSRIEVINHISKKWGGVDILVNNAGISYRSVIEHMTAKDELLQMETNYLGPMGLIRRVLPYMRETGRGKIINISSVAGMLAMPTMSSYSASKYALEGASESLWYEMRPFGVQISLVQPGFVNSESFMNVYHTELSDPANNWNGPYCDFYQNMTPFVAKMMQTSRTSSEQIAKIIIKTMKTENPPLWIPATLDAKVFYYIRRLMPRRLLLPFLYWCLPKAQRWGKNYSHRR
- the dnaB gene encoding replicative DNA helicase, with amino-acid sequence MSTRIPPQNLEAEQSILGGIMLDREALDQVGDVLFAEDFYKPAHQKIYAAIKDLHGKNQPIDIITVTNVLQAEGSMDMVGGPEYLIGLLDKTISSANISSHAKIVREKGLLRKLISANSKLIERAYDQDFADVESFMDQAESEIFKLTETKQQTGLVGSMEIVKASIQKIEELYKRKADVTGLPTGFTELDKMTSGLHPGEMTIIAARPSMGKTAFSLNVAQHIALRAKKVIAYFSLEMGKEAMMMRMLSSEARVNMNEIRNGKIQDSAWPKLINAASALSEAGIFIDDTPGMSPFEIRSRARRLKAEHGIDCIMIDYLQLMSMKQKFSSREQEVAEISKSLKSIAKELQVPIIALAQLNRGVEGRADRRPMLSDLRESGSIEQDADVIMMLYRDDYYDKEDPDKAGHAEVIVGKQRNGATGTVKLKFDAKHSRFRDPEPSEQGGGHINPLPPPQAPPPMPGGRPKNFAPGAPA
- a CDS encoding helix-turn-helix domain-containing protein, with the protein product MTPNLNSSDNLFVANLQSVSLEKLVKSKLEVLFAQQKEAQVELNGLYNVVIEQVEKPLLELALRAYNGNQVKTAQMLGINRNTLKKKIDNYKIRVKKLN
- a CDS encoding radical SAM protein — its product is MLKINEIFYSIQGETTYVGAPTVFVRTTACNLRCTYCDTKYSYYEGEMQSLESIVKEIDSHQPTHVCVTGGEPLLQKEVHPLMSELSDKGYKVSLETSGSKSIKAVDPRVKVILDVKTPDSGAANSFLMENIEFSTPSTEFKFVICSEEDFNWSENFCRQHNLFEKFVVLYSPSYGQVSERWLAEKILQQKSSARLQLQLHKYIWSPETRGV
- a CDS encoding DNA translocase FtsK, giving the protein MNQFLKKFRQDVTAICFLGLGLFITLSLVSYNPQDPSLNSIGQGLKALNYCGIVGSFLADGLYQLFGLAAWVIVAGLIRMAWAAVRGESLNLKNIRFVWALLLIVDVAALLSIYMPTTRLFQNQIALGGMLGMGVSQALMGAFAYAGVQVILWTFMAVLVVFYSEKSLHELAEVPQEFMAMLKKKKVGERIAGFFGGAFVNEKKAPKKEKKKDEPKKAFPLADKKFVGKDEEEEDKDLKLLLDAAEEEFDEEEEEDESDELLADDDGEEEEEEETPAVRMSQKRKVVMKAKPPRRIENWEMPKLALLEDPPVSRIKIDKAEIQRKADALVEKLKNFSVEGSIQDAKPGPLVTMYEFKPNADVKISKISELEDDLSLALSSESVRVVGHIPGTDVVGIETANLKRETVYYKDLIAEDSFWSEDLALPMAVGRTVDGEPKVVDLRKMPHLLIAGTTGSGKSVFVGSIITGLLFRHSPKTLRLVLIDPKMVDLAPFATVPHLAIPHVTEPKKAATALKWAVREMEKRYKSLSKFGVGKIEMFNEKTSALSKDEIEQHEKINIELEEGKAKLDQYYYQPLPYVVIVVDELADLMITEKQNIEEPIQRLTQKARACGIHLILATQSPRKDVVTGLIKTNIPGRVALKVASKMDSRIIIDDSGAERLLPNGDMLFQAPGIGKPTRHHGPYLKDAEIANVVKHWASQGEPEYDPLAMKALDGFAGDGAEAGSGDGGGFGEEEYDERYDEILSWASAQKEVSASLIQRKFRLGYPRAARLIEIFEKEGVVGPANGSKPRQVLISSYSET